CTTCGCGCCTCGGCAAACTGGAAAAACAACGTTCTTTCAATGGGCTCTTGATGCCCTCGCCGCCGATACCTCAGAAACCTATTTCCCGATTGAAGTTAATTTTGAAGTATATGAAGACTATACTGCGTCCGAGTTTTACACCTCACTTTATCAAAGCATTTACGAGGAGATTAAATGGGTCCTTGAAAAACGCGGACGCGTGCCCTCTGAAACGCTAAGCCGATTCTTGGAAAACACTAAGTTAACCGATCACGTTGCAATGCTTAGATTTTTTCAACAGTTCGCAAATTTTCTCGGAGATGAGAAACTTGTCCTCATTATTGACGAGTTTGATGGTATTCCTCAAGATGCTTTGCGTGGTTTCCTTCGGTCACTCCGCAGTATCTATGTGCAGCGTTCTATGCGTAAATGCCCTTACAGTGTCGGTATTGTAGGCGTTAAGAACGTTACGCAACTCAATCTGGACCGTTCTATTTCGCCGTTCAATATCCAAGACGAGTTCACTTTGCCCAACTTCACACTTGAGCAGGTCTACGAGCTCCTTACACAATATACAGACGAAGTCGGTCAAACCTTCGCTCCTAAAGTCATTGAAAATATTCACAAACAAACTGCCGGACAACCCTTCCTCGTCAACCGATTCGCGCAGATTCTGACAGAGGAGATGGCTATCTCGAAAAGTGAAACGATCCAGATGGCGCACTTTGCAGAAGCACATACGCAACTTCTTGAAGAAACAAACGTCAATATCAATCACCTGATAACCAATATCCGCAGAAATCCGCGTTTTGAGAGCATCCTGATGCGAATTGCCTCTTACGAAAGCGGCCTCCGCTTCAATCCAGACGACGAAGTCATTAGTGAACTCGCCACTTACGGTGTTATTACAAAAGGATCTGACAGAATGTGTGAGATCCTCAACCCCATATATCAGCAGCGTATCATACAAGCGTTCAAACCGCTTGTTAATGGGTTGGAGCACGAGTATTTCCCCGAGGATACCCATCAAGGTTTGGTTGATTATCTAACCTCTGCAGGTCAGATTAAGATGGACTCGCTCCTTGACAACTTCCGAGATTTTATTGCGCGTGCAGGCTTTCGGATTCTATTGGTACCGGATACACCAAAGGAATTTGTCGGTCAGCATCTTCTCTATGCGTATCTGGATCAATTCGTCC
This Candidatus Poribacteria bacterium DNA region includes the following protein-coding sequences:
- a CDS encoding AAA-like domain-containing protein; the encoded protein is MKTFNTFGPVNPEEHYVVSRAEELADFIKRVKLGRYIVIFAPRQTGKTTFFQWALDALAADTSETYFPIEVNFEVYEDYTASEFYTSLYQSIYEEIKWVLEKRGRVPSETLSRFLENTKLTDHVAMLRFFQQFANFLGDEKLVLIIDEFDGIPQDALRGFLRSLRSIYVQRSMRKCPYSVGIVGVKNVTQLNLDRSISPFNIQDEFTLPNFTLEQVYELLTQYTDEVGQTFAPKVIENIHKQTAGQPFLVNRFAQILTEEMAISKSETIQMAHFAEAHTQLLEETNVNINHLITNIRRNPRFESILMRIASYESGLRFNPDDEVISELATYGVITKGSDRMCEILNPIYQQRIIQAFKPLVNGLEHEYFPEDTHQGLVDYLTSAGQIKMDSLLDNFRDFIARAGFRILLVPDTPKEFVGQHLLYAYLDQFVQLIRGHIYLEGQTGRGKIDLAIFHNAKKYIVETKIWEGPRSYQSGKKQLAAYLKLEGVNEGYYVVFDHRTEPEPRVETETIDGLTIRSYVIPVVQEAPSQQT